One part of the Arachidicoccus terrestris genome encodes these proteins:
- a CDS encoding vitamin B12 dependent-methionine synthase activation domain-containing protein: MLKPYLQLSGLEPLSIRPETNFVNIGERTNVTGSKKFARLIRAGNFEEALSVARDQVENGAQVIDINMDDALLDSLTAMTTFLNLVQAEPEIAKIPIMIDSSKFEIIEAGLKCVQGKCIVNSISMKEGVEKFIREARICRNFGAAVVVMAFDEQGQADTMERKVEISSKAYQILTEQVGFPPQDIIFDLNIFAIATGLEEHNNYAVDFIEATRILKHKFPLAKISGGVSNLSFSFRGNETVREAMHSVFLYYAVKAGMDMGIVNAGQLVVYDQIEPVLRDLAEQVILNQHNEDNGATEKLINFAETVKAKGKVIKKDDAWRKTSVQDRLSHALVNGITDYIDEDTEEARLQYARPLEVIEGPLMVGMDIVGDLFGSGKMFLPQVVKSARVMKKSVAYLFPFIEKEKKINHILTIKPAEPKAEATAINGVQQKLTSLLASPEFAAANFLIHQNIAGVVVDAVSIKFQLTLIIKTGSAEHPAADSSQTSDAETDIESHIEEQLETSGYHLLHLSETDLIETPERIETAIIKKLEQIDQLAAKLKAAEEQGGKKQGAAKILLATVKGDVHDIGKNIVGVVLGCNGYQVQDLGVMVPTDKLLDTAIKENVDIVGVSGLITPSLDEMVGVAREMKRRNMTIPLLIGGATTSRIHTAVKIAPEYDHGVIHTLDASRCVTVVGQLFNPELKEDFLLKTKEDYIKLKHQFENKKPVKKYIPFAEAQANPVAIDWANYTPPIPSFIGTKLFKDYDLREIRSFIDWKPFFISWELHGNFPDILTDEVVGIEATKVYNDANDMLDTIIKERWLRADGMVAFMEAEKTGPDTVNVSLGDKKSTLQFIRQQVKKASGQPNISLSDFLRPASYGKDYLGSFAVTIHGIEPHLKRFIEDHDDYNKIMVQALSDRLVEAFAEMLHQKTRTELWGYDKDERLSADDLIHEKYTGIRPAPGYPACPDHTEKIKLFDLMSVTDNIGIDLTESLAMHPASSVCGWYFSHPQSQYFGIGKIMEDQYEDYKSRQGWSDEYAQKWLRPVME; encoded by the coding sequence ATGCTCAAACCTTATTTACAGCTCAGCGGTCTAGAACCCTTATCCATACGCCCGGAAACCAATTTTGTCAACATCGGCGAAAGAACGAATGTCACAGGATCCAAAAAATTTGCGAGGCTCATCCGGGCGGGAAATTTTGAAGAGGCATTAAGCGTCGCCAGGGATCAAGTAGAAAATGGCGCCCAGGTCATCGATATTAATATGGATGATGCACTCTTGGACAGTCTGACGGCTATGACAACTTTCTTAAATCTGGTACAGGCAGAACCTGAGATTGCTAAGATCCCGATCATGATCGATTCCTCTAAATTTGAGATCATTGAAGCCGGCTTAAAATGCGTACAGGGTAAATGTATAGTCAACTCTATTTCCATGAAAGAAGGCGTGGAGAAGTTTATCCGGGAAGCCCGTATTTGTAGAAATTTTGGAGCCGCCGTTGTTGTCATGGCATTTGATGAGCAGGGCCAGGCAGATACTATGGAAAGAAAAGTCGAGATTAGTTCCAAGGCCTATCAGATCTTAACTGAGCAAGTCGGATTCCCGCCACAGGACATCATATTCGATCTGAATATATTCGCCATTGCCACCGGCCTGGAAGAACACAATAACTATGCGGTTGATTTTATTGAGGCTACCAGGATCCTTAAGCATAAATTCCCGCTGGCTAAAATAAGCGGGGGTGTCAGCAATCTGTCTTTTTCTTTCAGAGGGAATGAAACGGTCAGGGAAGCCATGCACAGTGTATTCTTGTACTATGCAGTAAAGGCTGGAATGGATATGGGTATTGTCAATGCAGGTCAGCTAGTGGTATATGATCAGATTGAACCTGTACTCAGAGACTTGGCAGAACAAGTCATCCTGAATCAACATAATGAAGACAATGGTGCCACCGAGAAACTGATCAATTTTGCCGAAACCGTCAAAGCAAAAGGTAAGGTTATTAAAAAAGATGATGCCTGGCGAAAAACTTCTGTCCAGGACAGACTTAGCCATGCACTAGTCAACGGGATTACCGATTATATTGACGAGGACACGGAAGAGGCCAGACTACAATATGCACGCCCGCTGGAAGTGATTGAAGGACCGCTCATGGTAGGAATGGATATCGTCGGAGATCTGTTTGGTTCAGGTAAGATGTTCCTGCCACAGGTTGTAAAAAGTGCGCGCGTAATGAAAAAAAGTGTGGCATATCTGTTTCCCTTCATTGAAAAGGAAAAAAAGATTAATCATATACTGACGATCAAGCCGGCTGAGCCAAAAGCCGAAGCGACTGCTATCAATGGTGTCCAGCAGAAATTGACCTCACTGCTTGCAAGTCCCGAATTTGCCGCTGCGAACTTTCTTATCCATCAAAATATTGCAGGAGTCGTTGTTGATGCAGTATCCATCAAATTTCAACTGACATTAATTATCAAAACCGGTTCAGCAGAACACCCTGCAGCGGACAGTAGCCAGACATCAGACGCAGAAACAGACATAGAAAGCCATATTGAGGAGCAATTAGAAACCAGTGGCTACCATTTATTACACCTCAGCGAGACAGACCTGATAGAAACCCCGGAACGCATTGAAACCGCTATCATAAAGAAGCTGGAACAAATCGATCAATTGGCAGCGAAGTTAAAGGCTGCTGAAGAGCAAGGAGGGAAAAAACAGGGAGCCGCAAAGATTTTACTTGCAACCGTAAAAGGGGATGTGCACGACATCGGGAAAAATATTGTCGGCGTCGTATTAGGATGCAATGGTTATCAGGTTCAGGACCTTGGCGTTATGGTACCGACAGATAAATTGCTGGATACAGCCATTAAAGAAAATGTAGATATCGTTGGTGTCAGCGGACTTATTACGCCTTCTCTGGATGAAATGGTCGGGGTTGCCAGAGAGATGAAGCGTAGAAATATGACCATTCCATTATTGATTGGCGGTGCTACCACTTCACGTATTCACACGGCTGTCAAGATCGCTCCGGAATATGACCACGGCGTCATACATACACTAGATGCCTCACGTTGTGTAACGGTGGTCGGGCAACTCTTTAACCCCGAACTAAAAGAAGATTTTCTCTTAAAGACAAAAGAAGATTATATCAAACTTAAGCATCAGTTCGAAAACAAAAAACCGGTAAAAAAATACATTCCGTTCGCTGAGGCCCAGGCAAATCCGGTTGCAATAGACTGGGCGAACTATACCCCGCCCATACCGTCTTTTATAGGAACAAAACTCTTCAAAGACTATGATTTACGTGAAATTCGAAGTTTTATCGACTGGAAGCCTTTTTTTATCAGCTGGGAGCTTCATGGCAATTTTCCCGATATCCTGACAGACGAAGTGGTGGGTATTGAAGCCACCAAGGTGTATAATGATGCCAATGATATGCTGGACACCATTATCAAAGAAAGATGGTTGCGTGCAGACGGAATGGTCGCCTTTATGGAGGCTGAAAAAACCGGGCCGGACACAGTAAATGTTAGTCTGGGAGATAAAAAGTCGACTTTGCAATTTATTCGTCAACAGGTCAAAAAAGCGTCGGGCCAACCTAATATTTCTCTTTCTGATTTCTTGCGGCCGGCCAGTTATGGTAAAGACTATCTGGGAAGTTTCGCTGTCACCATTCACGGAATTGAGCCACATTTAAAGCGGTTTATTGAAGATCATGACGATTATAACAAGATCATGGTACAGGCACTCTCAGACAGATTGGTTGAGGCTTTTGCGGAAATGCTGCATCAAAAAACCAGAACTGAGCTCTGGGGTTATGATAAAGACGAACGTCTAAGCGCGGATGATCTGATCCATGAAAAATATACAGGAATCAGGCCCGCTCCGGGGTACCCGGCCTGTCCGGATCATACGGAAAAAATCAAATTATTTGATTTGATGTCGGTGACCGATAACATAGGTATTGATCTCACTGAATCTCTGGCAATGCATCCTGCTTCCAGTGTCTGCGGATGGTATTTTTCTCATCCACAGAGCCAATACTTCGGCATCGGCAAAATCATGGAAGACCAGTACGAGGATTATAAATCAAGGCAAGGATGGTCAGATGAGTATGCCCAAAAATGGCTGCGCCCCGTTATGGAATAG
- a CDS encoding homocysteine S-methyltransferase family protein — protein sequence MLIEDALKKRILVIDGAMGTMIQRYKLSEGDFRGERFKEWHLDVKGNNDLLSITRPDIIEEIHLQYLHAGADILETNTFSSTSIAQADYDMSGLAYELNVAAATCARNAVNTYLQTPEGKSKGQVYVAGAIGPLNKTLSLSPDVNNPGYRAVSFDEVAAAYEEQIRGLADGGVDLLLIETIFDTLNCKAAIYAIKNFYQKDGRKELPIMISGTITDASGRTLSGQTLEAFYISVSHANPLSVGLNCALGAAEMRPYVQELSQIAACYTSAYPNAGLPNAMGEYDETPHETAHFLEHWAAGGFVNIVGGCCGTTPDHIKHIADVVREIQPRKKPEVATTL from the coding sequence ATGTTAATTGAAGATGCGTTAAAAAAAAGGATTCTGGTGATTGACGGTGCAATGGGCACTATGATCCAACGGTATAAACTCAGTGAAGGAGACTTTAGAGGAGAAAGGTTTAAGGAGTGGCATCTGGATGTGAAAGGGAACAATGATCTGCTCAGCATCACACGTCCGGACATTATTGAAGAGATTCATCTGCAGTATCTCCATGCGGGCGCTGATATCCTCGAAACCAACACGTTCAGCAGCACAAGTATTGCGCAGGCTGACTATGACATGAGTGGCCTCGCTTACGAACTCAATGTGGCTGCGGCCACATGTGCCAGGAACGCGGTAAATACATATCTACAAACGCCTGAAGGCAAAAGTAAAGGCCAGGTGTATGTTGCAGGTGCTATCGGGCCATTAAACAAGACACTTTCACTCTCTCCGGATGTGAACAATCCCGGTTACCGTGCCGTCAGTTTCGACGAAGTGGCAGCTGCTTATGAAGAGCAGATCAGGGGACTCGCAGATGGAGGCGTGGACTTACTATTAATAGAGACTATATTTGACACGCTTAATTGTAAGGCAGCGATCTATGCAATTAAGAATTTCTATCAAAAGGATGGTCGCAAAGAACTCCCGATTATGATATCCGGCACCATTACTGACGCCAGTGGCAGGACATTAAGTGGCCAGACGCTGGAAGCCTTTTATATCTCTGTCAGCCATGCCAATCCACTGAGTGTCGGGTTGAACTGTGCATTGGGTGCGGCAGAAATGCGGCCTTATGTTCAAGAACTCAGTCAAATCGCCGCCTGTTATACGTCCGCCTATCCCAATGCGGGATTGCCCAATGCAATGGGAGAATATGATGAGACACCCCATGAAACCGCACATTTTCTTGAACACTGGGCGGCTGGAGGTTTTGTTAACATCGTAGGAGGATGCTGCGGAACCACTCCTGATCATATTAAGCATATTGCTGACGTTGTTCGAGAAATTCAGCCACGCAAAAAACCGGAAGTGGCGACAACTTTGTAA
- the recR gene encoding recombination mediator RecR, translating to MQLPSSLLENAVNAFAGLPGIGKKTALRLVLHLLKQEEGQVRQFSETLAKMRSDIKFCSRCHNLSDHDLCAICENKLRNQRLVCVVESIKDVIAIENTQQFSGLYHVLGGVISPLDGVGPDSLTIDSLINRVEQEDVEELVFALNPNIQGDTTIFYIQKKLRHLPCKITTISRGVAFGGELEYADEMTLGRSMMNRLPVENYVK from the coding sequence ATGCAGCTACCATCTTCCTTACTAGAAAACGCCGTCAATGCCTTTGCAGGTCTTCCAGGCATCGGTAAAAAGACCGCACTCAGGCTGGTCCTCCATCTCTTGAAACAGGAGGAAGGCCAGGTCAGGCAGTTTTCTGAAACCCTCGCCAAAATGCGTAGCGATATCAAGTTTTGTAGTCGCTGCCATAACCTAAGTGATCACGATCTTTGCGCGATCTGTGAAAACAAACTGCGTAATCAAAGACTGGTATGCGTCGTAGAGTCTATTAAGGATGTAATTGCCATAGAAAACACCCAACAATTCAGCGGGCTTTACCATGTTCTTGGCGGTGTGATCTCACCACTGGATGGCGTCGGTCCCGATAGCCTGACAATTGATTCGTTGATTAACAGAGTGGAGCAGGAAGATGTGGAAGAACTTGTTTTTGCCTTAAATCCCAATATCCAGGGAGATACCACCATATTCTACATTCAGAAGAAACTACGTCATCTCCCCTGTAAAATCACCACCATCTCCAGGGGAGTGGCTTTTGGTGGAGAATTGGAGTATGCCGATGAAATGACCCTTGGCCGCAGTATGATGAACCGGTTACCGGTTGAAAACTATGTAAAATAA
- a CDS encoding Ig-like domain-containing protein, with the protein MNKVLAVIFSFFILIGILMQLNSCAVIVPPGGGPRDTLSPILLSATPADSTLNFKAKSIVLTFDEYVQVQDIFNNLIVSPVAKNIPNVKGKLREVTIEIKDTLEPNTTYSYNFGNAIQDVNENNPLRNFTYVFSTGDHLDTDSITGKVVMAEDGAIDSTLMVVLYRDLSDTAVLKNSPRYYARLDSLGRFAFHFLPKENYHLFAVENSYMKNYGDSTAVFAFMDSVVSTKNDSVNNGITLYAFRAFPKEQEGKRPAQLSEKQREKRKEQDAKKPLTVALNLEEGKQSLLKPLTLQFSKPLESFKPELIQLTDTNFVPVNNFTIVPDSTDSTNSRFIMNRTWDTSQGKEFALILPIEAATDSFKVQLAKADTVKFTVKTEHDYATLQLKFPDVDTTKHPVLLILSDKKIVDSAVIGDNRQVRIERFEPGDYTLRVLYDTNGDLQWTPGNYQLRRQPELGITIKRSFKFIADTENQWDIYLKKDPNQPDPDDPYQLHHY; encoded by the coding sequence ATGAATAAAGTATTAGCCGTTATTTTTTCTTTTTTTATCCTGATAGGGATACTCATGCAGCTCAATAGCTGCGCTGTGATCGTTCCCCCAGGTGGTGGACCCAGAGATACGCTTTCTCCCATACTTCTGTCTGCCACACCTGCGGATTCGACCTTGAATTTCAAGGCAAAATCGATCGTCTTAACTTTTGATGAATATGTACAGGTACAGGATATTTTTAATAACCTGATTGTCTCGCCGGTTGCCAAGAATATTCCGAATGTAAAGGGTAAACTCAGAGAAGTTACCATTGAGATCAAAGACACCCTCGAACCTAATACAACTTATTCTTATAATTTCGGCAATGCTATACAGGATGTGAATGAAAATAACCCCCTTAGAAACTTCACTTATGTATTCAGTACAGGAGACCATCTGGATACAGATTCAATAACCGGTAAGGTCGTTATGGCGGAAGATGGTGCCATTGACAGTACTTTGATGGTGGTTTTATACAGAGACCTGTCGGATACAGCTGTCCTCAAGAATAGCCCGCGGTATTACGCGCGTCTGGACAGTCTAGGCCGTTTCGCTTTCCATTTTCTTCCTAAAGAAAATTATCATTTATTTGCAGTAGAGAATTCATACATGAAGAACTATGGAGACTCTACCGCTGTTTTTGCATTTATGGACAGTGTTGTCTCCACTAAAAATGATTCTGTCAACAACGGTATTACTTTATACGCATTCAGAGCATTTCCAAAAGAGCAGGAGGGTAAGAGACCGGCTCAGCTTTCTGAAAAACAAAGGGAAAAGAGAAAAGAGCAGGACGCAAAAAAGCCGCTTACGGTAGCTTTGAATCTGGAAGAAGGCAAACAAAGCCTGTTAAAACCATTAACCCTGCAATTCAGTAAGCCCTTGGAAAGCTTTAAACCGGAGTTGATTCAACTGACGGATACCAATTTCGTACCCGTCAACAATTTTACCATTGTCCCAGATTCAACGGATTCCACAAATAGTCGATTTATCATGAATCGAACCTGGGATACCTCCCAAGGAAAAGAATTTGCATTAATCCTTCCTATCGAGGCCGCGACGGACAGTTTCAAAGTGCAATTAGCCAAAGCAGACACGGTTAAATTCACGGTTAAAACCGAACACGATTACGCTACACTACAGTTAAAGTTCCCAGATGTAGATACCACGAAGCATCCGGTACTACTTATTTTATCGGATAAAAAAATTGTAGATTCAGCAGTCATTGGAGATAACAGGCAAGTCAGAATTGAACGGTTTGAGCCAGGTGATTATACCCTAAGAGTTTTATACGATACCAATGGCGATTTGCAATGGACACCTGGTAATTATCAGCTTCGGAGACAGCCGGAATTAGGTATTACAATTAAAAGAAGCTTTAAATTTATCGCAGATACAGAAAACCAATGGGATATCTACCTTAAGAAAGACCCTAACCAACCGGATCCTGATGACCCTTACCAATTGCATCACTACTAG
- a CDS encoding CocE/NonD family hydrolase yields the protein MKNLYNKLILLVTLSFSSILTWGQTDVGKTYIVSHYTKAEYMIPMRDGVKLYTAVYTPKDTSKAYPIMMNRTCYSAGPYGKNKFPSRLGPSPDFTKEGFIFVYQDVRGKYQSEGNWTEITPFIENKTGLQHDESSDTYDAVDWLIHNVTHNNGRVGVWGISYPGFFATNAALAGHPAIKAVSPQAPVTNWFLGDDTHHKGAFFLMDEMGFDYWFANSTNGPNKNNLPDLKLPIKDVYDFYLKLGTISQVNKQYYQHRVPFWDTVLMHPNYDSWWQARDIRKHMRNVQPATLLVGGWYDAEDLWGTLETYRTIEHNNPGHANTIVMGPWNHGGWAGPEMNHLGDIAFGTNTSAWFQQNIELPFFLYYLKDGPKPKLPEAVLYDVGINRWDAFETWPTKSAKNTKLYLNTDKQITTQAPNIANSYSSYTSDPAHPVPYQGGVRKNRGITYMIDDQRFATNRKDVLSFTTSVLNQNTTLAGPVKAHLSVSISTTDADFVVKIIDVYPDSAHGKMSGYQSLVRAEVMRGKYRKSFSEPVAFIPGELTEVSYTLPDILYTFKKGHRIMIQVQSSWFPLVDRNPQVFEDIYKAKAGDFRPSNIKIFHDKHHPSYIEVGILDQKSYRQHQFSKS from the coding sequence ATGAAAAACCTTTATAATAAACTCATACTTCTGGTTACGCTCTCCTTTTCCAGCATACTAACATGGGGACAAACGGATGTGGGCAAAACCTATATAGTCAGTCATTATACAAAAGCGGAGTATATGATTCCTATGCGTGATGGTGTAAAATTGTACACCGCCGTATATACGCCAAAGGATACCTCTAAAGCCTATCCCATCATGATGAACAGAACCTGCTATTCCGCCGGACCCTATGGTAAAAATAAGTTTCCCTCCAGATTAGGGCCTTCACCCGATTTTACCAAAGAAGGATTTATCTTCGTCTATCAGGATGTCCGTGGAAAATATCAAAGTGAAGGCAACTGGACAGAGATTACCCCTTTCATTGAAAATAAAACGGGATTACAACACGATGAATCCTCTGACACCTATGATGCTGTGGACTGGTTGATTCATAATGTGACACATAACAACGGCCGGGTAGGAGTCTGGGGGATTTCATATCCAGGCTTTTTTGCTACCAATGCGGCCCTTGCAGGGCACCCGGCCATCAAAGCCGTTTCCCCTCAGGCACCCGTCACCAACTGGTTTTTAGGAGACGATACCCACCATAAAGGTGCTTTTTTTCTTATGGATGAAATGGGTTTTGACTACTGGTTTGCCAATTCAACCAACGGACCCAATAAGAATAACCTACCAGACTTGAAGCTACCGATAAAAGATGTCTATGACTTTTACCTCAAGCTGGGCACAATTAGCCAGGTCAATAAACAATACTATCAACATCGGGTACCATTCTGGGACACCGTCCTGATGCATCCCAACTATGATAGCTGGTGGCAGGCCAGGGATATCAGAAAGCATATGCGTAACGTACAACCGGCAACATTATTAGTAGGCGGGTGGTATGATGCCGAGGATCTCTGGGGTACCCTGGAGACCTATAGGACCATTGAACACAATAATCCGGGTCATGCAAATACAATTGTCATGGGCCCATGGAACCATGGGGGATGGGCGGGTCCCGAGATGAATCATTTAGGTGATATAGCCTTCGGCACGAATACAAGTGCCTGGTTCCAGCAAAATATCGAGTTACCGTTTTTTCTATATTATCTAAAAGACGGACCTAAACCCAAATTACCGGAGGCTGTTCTCTATGATGTGGGCATTAATCGCTGGGATGCATTCGAAACCTGGCCGACCAAGTCGGCAAAAAATACCAAGCTTTACCTTAATACCGATAAGCAAATTACCACTCAGGCGCCCAATATAGCAAACAGTTACTCATCCTATACATCCGATCCGGCTCATCCAGTACCTTATCAAGGAGGGGTGCGCAAAAATAGAGGTATCACTTATATGATTGATGATCAGCGTTTTGCAACTAACAGAAAAGATGTATTAAGCTTTACGACATCAGTATTGAATCAAAATACCACCCTGGCTGGGCCGGTAAAAGCACACCTAAGTGTCAGTATCAGCACAACGGATGCTGACTTTGTCGTCAAAATCATCGATGTTTATCCCGATAGCGCCCACGGGAAAATGAGTGGTTATCAATCTCTGGTCAGGGCAGAAGTAATGCGGGGTAAATACAGAAAAAGCTTCTCCGAGCCGGTTGCGTTTATTCCGGGCGAGCTTACCGAGGTATCATACACGCTGCCAGATATCCTTTATACCTTTAAAAAGGGCCATCGAATAATGATTCAGGTGCAAAGTTCCTGGTTTCCATTGGTAGACAGAAATCCACAGGTATTCGAAGATATTTATAAGGCAAAAGCGGGCGACTTCAGGCCGTCAAATATTAAAATTTTTCATGATAAACATCATCCATCCTATATTGAAGTAGGCATATTGGACCAAAAAAGTTATCGGCAGCACCAATTTTCCAAAAGCTGA
- a CDS encoding tetratricopeptide repeat protein translates to MKFYNLIIKYRFWLSLLLIAVGIILNATGQVGFWAMFPLYFIGFIGLLSHFLIGPLRLVQKPMEEGNLEEVQKIIDSVWFPGMLIKPVRSTYFTLKGNLAMMNKDYDEAEKHLKKSSSIGSAMPEAEGANKLQLGMMAMQRGDMRSGEGYLRAALKMGIPDNESKAVANLGMCQIMMNKREFRAAKDYFRKAKACNPTTPEVVSQIKEIQKYISRVPG, encoded by the coding sequence ATGAAATTTTATAACTTAATAATAAAATATCGTTTTTGGTTAAGCCTTTTACTGATTGCTGTGGGCATTATCCTGAATGCCACCGGCCAGGTAGGCTTCTGGGCTATGTTCCCCCTTTATTTTATAGGTTTTATTGGATTATTAAGCCATTTCCTTATCGGGCCGCTTCGCCTGGTGCAGAAGCCTATGGAAGAGGGTAATCTGGAAGAGGTGCAAAAAATTATTGACTCTGTATGGTTTCCGGGAATGTTGATCAAACCTGTACGTTCTACCTACTTTACTCTAAAAGGCAATCTGGCCATGATGAATAAAGATTATGACGAGGCAGAAAAGCACCTCAAAAAGTCTTCTTCCATTGGTTCAGCGATGCCGGAAGCAGAAGGTGCCAATAAATTACAGTTAGGGATGATGGCCATGCAGCGCGGAGATATGCGTTCCGGCGAAGGATATCTGCGGGCCGCCTTAAAAATGGGTATCCCGGATAACGAAAGCAAAGCTGTGGCAAACCTGGGAATGTGCCAGATTATGATGAATAAAAGGGAATTCCGGGCCGCAAAGGATTATTTTCGTAAAGCAAAGGCCTGCAACCCTACGACACCGGAAGTCGTATCACAGATCAAAGAGATTCAAAAATACATCTCCAGGGTACCAGGTTAG
- a CDS encoding response regulator transcription factor — protein MEERILVADDHGIVRYGLSMMIRKLRPGAIVEDASDYAKVIDMAKKNPYDLYILDVTMPNGNFLNAYNSLKRISPDCKILIFSSLDEEVYAMRYIESGADGFLNKLATEGEMKVALEKIFSNGKYVSDAVKDSLVFYKSSKGKSRPLDQLSNREIAIANMLVIGKSLKEISQELHLHVSTVSTYKTRIFEKLQIQNIPDLIKVLDFK, from the coding sequence ATGGAGGAAAGGATATTGGTAGCTGATGACCACGGTATTGTGAGATATGGGCTGAGCATGATGATTCGGAAGCTCCGGCCTGGTGCTATAGTCGAAGACGCCTCAGATTATGCAAAAGTGATTGACATGGCGAAGAAAAATCCTTACGATTTATATATATTGGATGTGACGATGCCTAACGGTAATTTTTTAAATGCTTATAACTCACTTAAAAGAATTTCACCTGATTGTAAGATTTTGATCTTTTCTTCATTAGACGAAGAGGTTTATGCCATGCGATACATTGAATCCGGAGCGGATGGATTCTTAAATAAGCTGGCAACGGAGGGTGAAATGAAAGTCGCGCTGGAGAAAATTTTCAGCAATGGTAAGTATGTCAGCGACGCGGTAAAAGACTCCTTGGTATTTTATAAATCATCAAAGGGAAAATCCCGGCCATTGGATCAGCTGTCCAACCGGGAAATTGCCATTGCTAATATGTTGGTAATTGGAAAGAGTTTAAAGGAAATCTCCCAGGAGTTACATTTGCATGTATCGACTGTAAGTACCTATAAAACTAGAATATTTGAAAAGCTACAAATCCAAAACATACCGGATTTAATAAAGGTGTTGGATTTCAAATAG